The Maniola hyperantus chromosome 9, iAphHyp1.2, whole genome shotgun sequence genome includes a region encoding these proteins:
- the Obp84a gene encoding general odorant-binding protein 84a gives MNQIMNLVYAIAFALITFSVTECTDAKDKSNSKDMASGVQTTKVSASIEERDNIEEFNLIEVMVECNDSFRVEMSYLESFNKSGSLPDETDKTPKCYMRCVLEKAGIASPASQFNVKRTAEIFPQLRDVPEEDIIKMATACTDRPETCKCERSYQYLKCLMEAVIEKYDLER, from the exons ATGAATCAGAtaatgaatttggtttacgccaTAGCGTTCGCGTTGATAACTTTTTCAGTAACGGAATGTACGGACGCAAAAGATAAATCAAACAGCAAAGATATGGCTTCAGGGGTACAGACGACAAAGGTATCTGCGTCAATAGAGGAACGGGACAATATTGAAGAATTTAATCTGATAGAGGTTATGGTGGAATGTAATGACTCATTTCGTGTTGAAATGT cATATCTAGAGAGCTTTAATAAAAGTGGAAGCCTTCCAGATGAAACTGACAAAACACCcaag TGTTATATGCGCTGCGTTTTGGAGAAAGCTGGAATTGCCTCACCTGCGAGCCAGTTCAATGTGAAGCGCACTGCAGAAATATTCCCGCAGCTCAGGGACGTACCCGAAGAAGATATTATCAAAATGGCGACCGCATGTACTGATAGAC CTGAAACCTGTAAATGTGAAAGATCGTACCAATATCTGAAGTGTTTGATGGAAGCGGTCATTGAAAAATATGATCTTGAAAGATAA
- the LOC117985235 gene encoding gustatory receptor for sugar taste 43a-like — MDPVDSQLDRDDFKKVKRDTSESQDAQMMIGTFQAIMRPMTARNRDGADEAQNAMALICMYAYYFETALVILLIMQDAILFITVYSATKAINHSIGQQLKNNSLVQQSNLVNMELEIVKYFLSICNILDLVNQSEGILLFLLICGLILYIFVTVYYLVLNLLFSDISLESILQSINQALWLILHSSKLVVMIEPCHMLHEEMKNTKYLLSRLLCRRRRERVEQQSFLSPVRRELSDNTLSLEIPSFSPIGIVTFGRPLLATIAGAVTTFFLIVTQFNFKAK; from the exons ATGGATCCTGTAGATTCACAATTAGATAGAGATGACTTCAAGAAAGTCAAAAGAGACACGTCTGAATCGCAGGATGCCCAGATGATGATAGGAACATTCCAAGCTATAATGCGGCCGATGACTGCTAGGAATCGTGACGGCGCAGATGAGGCACAGAATG CAATGGCGTTAATTTGTATGTACGCCTATTACTTTGAAACCGCTTTAGTCATACTTTTAATAATGCAAGATGCTATTCTGTTTATTACTGTATATTCAGCGACAAAGGCCATCAACCATAGCATTGGCcaacaattaaaaaata ATTCTTTAGTGCAGCAATCAAATCTGGTCAATATGGAATTAGAGATAGTCAAGTATTTCTTATCGATTTGTAATATACTGGATCTCGTAAACCAATCTGAAGGCATTTTATTATTCCTGCTGATCTGTGGTCTTATCTTGTACATTTTCGTGACAGTATATTATTTAGTATTAAATTTGCTATTCTCAG ATATTTCACTTGAATCCATTTTGCAATCGATCAATCAGGCATTATGGCTGATTTTGCACAGTTCTAAGCTGGTAGTAATGATTGAACCTTGTCATATGTTGCATGAAGAG atGAAAAACACTAAATACCTGCTAAGTCGACTGCTTTGCCGCCGTAGAAGAGAGAGAGTAGAGCAGCAGTCTTTCTTGAGTCCCGTACGCAGGGAACTGTCCGACAATACTCTCTCGTTAGAAATACCTTCGTTTTCTCCCATTGGAATAGTCACGTTTGGCAGACCTTTATTAGCTACG ATAGCTGGTGCAGTTACTACGTTTTTCTTAATAgtaacacaatttaattttaaagccAAATAA